aatctgaaatagctgctagtaggaatcttccaatttagagttacagagttctgaatgtggaaaaaagtgaaaaatgatgaaactgtccatgtacaaaaaaaattattaaaatatgaagtaaggggcgtttgttaaaaaaaatcagggagtagttacatcttatatgagagcatcttcacaaaaaatttgaagatcctaaacccctagccacatgaccaaataagatggcgaaaatgccctattttagccccctcggaaaggacgtaagatgttaaaattttttttgtaaattcaggaattgaaatttcatggcaaaatatgttcctgtgaacagataacaaccctacaaatactatgtagtgaggaaaaaaatctaactagcttcatatttctactatgccccctagagttttaatgaattttatgtgattttggccaaaacgtcatttttggcttcccattatgcaaaacgtatgtccttcagaggctttctgacaacagatttgaaaagagtgggtatcattcagtaagaatctgcaaacacaactgtctagatagctgcaataaaaagttatgggtctctgaagttggggaaagagccatttcgtcatgtggtattttgacatcaaaatttcaaaggccagtagttccaaaactacaatgaattgggagctaatattttgcatgtgtggtacaaacatatgattcttgattatagaattttttgagcaaaatctgagacggtgatgtggggacccttaggtgagttggcacggaatgacccaaaAGTTCACAGCTCACATGTTCATAGCTTTATTTATTGATCACTTTCTGTATTTTGCTCTGATAGGTGGGCCATATGGCACTCAGCCAGTGGGATTAGGATATGAGGAAAAGCCTCAAGTCAGATATGGTAAACTGTGTAGAATGTTTTATGTAAAACAAAATTAATTTGATTCACACTTTGTTCAAGAGAACTTTTTCCGTTCTGTCTTAGGTATTGGTGGCCTCCTTTTTAGTGGCTCGTCCATGGGACACCACTCCATTCCATACAGAAAATATGGTGTGGCTCGTAATGCTCATATTCATATAAGAAATATTATACATCTTGACTGAACATTAGCACATTTACAATGAAAACAAAACTTAACAAGCTAGCTCATTTAACAAGCTAATATACACATCTTAACTAGCTAATTTACCAAACTTTAAATTtaactctgtcctgaagatgtcgtaAAACCTAacattacagctttacctctgactgttatgtAAAGCGTGGACACTgcaactccttccataaatgttaagtaaaccttgTACAGATATTGAAGATATTTATCACCCTTCATGTTTCTGatgttttttccccctcaggTAATCCCTGTGCTGCACATCCTTATGGTTTTAAAGCAAATGGAAACTATAATCCACTGGAATTTAGTGCCAATCCCAAATCTTCTGCAAAATACAGTGAGTTCACATAACAAACTTTACCTCATCACTACTTTAAACTATGACAAAGTCCTATCTAAGAGTCTCTCTCCAGGGTTCCTACAAGTTTCTTCAAGTCAAATTCAAGGCTTTTTAAGACCAATAATCCACAAATTTAAGACCTTTATCGCAGTTCACCATAATTCACCGGAAACAAACATCTCAAGTTGTGTGTACTCGTTTCTTAGAAAAATGTGAAAATGCGCAAAGGATGATGTACAGAGTACTCACCGAACACCACCACAATACAAAATCATGTAATGTTCAGCAGACGATGCTTAATTAAGAGACTGTTATTTATTTTCGGGGTCAATGGAGGATGTCCTTTTGTGTGATAACTTTGTGTGACACCTTGCTGAATTAATTTCTGTCTCTAAGTTGTCTTTGACGTTAAAAGATTCTGGATATTCTGAGTCACTGATAATACATTGCATAGGCTTCACTTCCAAATTCTGTGAATGAAAAACACATTTAAGTTTACCATTAACAGATTTATTAAAATTATTAACAACAGTTATTAACAACAGTGACTTACCACAAGAGCTATGCCTTTACATCCATTCCTGCCTAaagcatcataaaaaaaaaaaaaccacttgctAAATGACAACCATTTTTGGGCAACACGTacttcaagttaaaaaaaaacattttaggtgaGAACCATAATTGCACTTAAACTTGTTCATTCACAGTAACATACTGATATTTTTAATGAACAATCTCAAATCTTATGAGCCTGAATGCAGTCAATTTCTAAGTTCTGCACTCTTGGCAGTGATCGACTTATCAAGCATAGCCAGTTCTGCCAACTTCTCTTTGTATCCTCTTCGCATTATGTTGGACCTGGCAATCAAAGTGGCCATCTTGCTCCCTGACTTCGCCTCTGCCTCCTCAGCCAGCCTGTCAGCATCCCTTGCTAAACCATCACACACCTCCTGTACCTGTCTCCTCTTCAATTTTAATTCCTGCAAATTGTCCTCTGCCTCTTTCTGCTTCCTTTCTGCATCTTTCGCCTCCCTCTCCTTTCGCTGCTCCTCCAGGTGGAAACGGTATCTGGTTCGTGCTTTTGCCACATGGTCCAGGAGCTGCTTACTGAGTGGAACCTGGGCATAGGGTTAGGGAAAAGAGAATCAGTAACAAAATCACTTGCAAATTCAAGAGCTTTATTAACTAAGGGCATTTTCACTCCTGGTCCCTTTGAGCCATttaagagaactcagttctgtgACTCAGCATTTTTGCTCATACGTGAACGCTCCAAAGTCTAGCCAGGCCCCTTGAGTGCTTTAGCTGTCGGTTCACTTTTTAGTCCACTTAAAGAAGTCTGTGTTCAGTTCACTTTAAGGGGACTAGGTGTGAAAATGCCCTAAGTGACCTAGCCAACTCGTCCCCAAGACAAAGAAATGTCACACTAATATTGTGTATGCCGGCTTTGCACCGTATACAAATTCTACCATCAAGAATACAAGATATTGGTGAAAACTGGATGGAAATAACCCAAACATTGAAAATGTTTTCTTGAAGCAACACAACACCAAATGTGCACATCCGAAATCAAATATAAAGGTGGCACAACAACTTTAGTGAGTGATTTTTTTCTGGCCAGGCTGTGTATTTTCATTTAACAGTTTTCAGTAAATGTCTGAGTGTGTGCAGGGGTCATCTCACCTGTGTAACACCTCCGTGCTCAGAAATGTAATCACACACCAGCCTCCTTGTCACCACTGTGTCCTGGTGCAGGTTGTCCGACTCCACCTCTTTGTTCACAGAGAATCCCCGCTCAACGGTGGCTTGGCCATGAGAGAGGACAAGAAGCTTTCTGCAAAATCCCCACAGTTCTGCATATGGTTCCATCGCACGGCTGAGAAAGACATCCAGCCTCTGCTTCATGGGTGTAAACGCCAGGAAGTCCTCACTACGGCTCTCCGTGGACAATACACAGTCAAACTGTTGAAGTATGATATCTCCTatgacaaaacagatgaagaaaaagagagagagaaaaaaacaatgATAAATCATTTTACAGTTAATCAACTCTATCTGTATCAGATCTTATCTGTATGTTGTCTGCATCAGATCTTATCTTTAACCTATTATGTCCCTCACTTGTTCACCACTTATTCACTCATTTATTCACCACTTATTCACTCATTTATTCACCACTTATTCACTTAATCACCACTTATTCCTACCAGCAGAAGGGTCAGGCAGCTGCTTGTCTTCAAGAAATCTCTGAACGAGCCCTTTCATTTCCTCCCTGCTCTGATCTGGGTGCCTAAACATCCTTAAAGGATCCAAGCACACCATCTGCCTGACCGTCCGGTATTTCAGTGGGCTCTTGTCCTGCACTTTCTGGACTATGTTGCAAAGAGCCTGAATGCACTCCCTCTTGAATTCTAGGATCCTCAGCTCTGCATCTTTCACACTCTATAGAAGAAAATAGTCATGAAAAATATCAATGAATTCATGACATGCCTTCAATAATGCAGCCTACACACATGTATTCTTTTTAAATGTCACACAACCTTGAGGGCGGACTCGGCACCTAGGCCAATGTTGATTTTTTGCGGGCTGAGCTGTATGTCCTTATCCGTCACCTCCAGCCTGGTGAGCTGCAGTGGAGTGAGGTTGTGAAGGAATTCTCCTTTAATAAACCTCCTCAGAAGACTCTGTCAAGAATGAAGACACAAAAACGTCTAGTGTGGCACATTATCACTATCACCAAATGTACAATTGTAATGCAACATCTGTATACCATTTATAACCCATTATAAACCCCATATACAAACAAAATATATCAGTTGAAACTAATCACTTAGGCATATTAGAGTATAGCTGATGAAATTACTACCATCATCAATTCGGCCAAGTCCTTGCTGAAAAAGGGAAGGACTGGTTCATCGGTCTGATACTTCGTCAACATAGGCGCAAAGGTCCGTGCCACTGAAGCATAGAACTGCAATTTGGCCACAATCAGTGGATCTTTAACAGCGTCTCTTAAGGTGTCGAAAGACGCTGAGACACAGAGCCAGACAAACAGTTAGACAAAGCGGCAGAATACACAGCATTCAAAAGGTATACAAAGCCAGAGCCCTAAATTAACATTTTCCAAAAAATGGCTAGTTAATCTTTCAAGTCAAATACATGCTCACTTATGGATCAAAGTGAATAACTTAATCTTTTCTACCAGCCAAATGGAATTTCACCAGCATTTTGGCCGGTTGGCTGGTGTTAGTTTAATAGATTCTTGACTATAACACCATTAAGGTCACATCTGCAGGGCATCAGTCCTATTGCATTAGTGGACCTACCTGTTCCAGGATTGGAGACTTTCTTCGTCTTAACAGCTTCCAAGTAAAGCAGAAGGGACGGCCAGACTTCGAGTGCTCTCTCTACGACTGGAAGGTTGTCAACCCAGCGATGAGCACAAAAGGGCAACGGGAAAACATTGGACCTGGTGACTGTGACATAATCCTCCCTCCTGGCTGGCACATTGTGGAATAATGTGTGTATTGATTTCAGCAACTTATCCATCTGCCATACTCCAAACCCACACTTGAAGGAATTATGGAGGGTGTGTAGGCCACAGCTTCCCACACAGATGAGCTGGACACCTGAAGAGGACATAACCCATATATCAGTGACCAAAATCTCTGTAGCAATGTTCTGTCACTTTATTATTGAACGTGTATTTTAAAGTGTATGACTGTGCACTCAAAATGTTAACAGTAGGCTTATTCTCATCCCCTTACCTCCATACTGCTCTCCTTGCTCTTTCTGGAAAAGTTCAAACAGTTTCCAGTTAACACTGGGGCCGTCCATTGAGATGGACACCAAGTTTTTGAGGTCCAGTTTGTCCGTACACTcctgaaagaaaaataaaactatgTTTGATTACATTATTCAAGACAGGGGAATTGATCACACATGGTTAATTACATAATTTGATCTGTAGTGTTGCTACATGATAGGCCTAAATGGAGTTTATGAATATAAATTGAGAAACATGTAAAAAcacatgcataataataataatacattttatttgaagCTCCTTTCAAAATACCCAAGGACACTGCACATTACAAAATGTTAAAAGCAACAAGTTAACAGTAGAAAATTAAGTTAAAAGTAGAGTTAAGAGCAACAAGTAATAGTAAGCAACAggtaataaaacaacaacaataacattaacaatattaaaaataataacaataatcatcatcatcatc
Above is a genomic segment from Neoarius graeffei isolate fNeoGra1 chromosome 14, fNeoGra1.pri, whole genome shotgun sequence containing:
- the LOC132897498 gene encoding uncharacterized protein LOC132897498, translated to MMSLLRRFIKGEFLHNLTPLQLTRLEVTDKDIQLSPQKINIGLGAESALKSVKDAELRILEFKRECIQALCNIVQKVQDKSPLKYRTVRQMVCLDPLRMFRHPDQSREEMKGLVQRFLEDKQLPDPSAGDIILQQFDCVLSTESRSEDFLAFTPMKQRLDVFLSRAMEPYAELWGFCRKLLVLSHGQATVERGFSVNKEVESDNLHQDTVVTRRLVCDYISEHGGVTQVPLSKQLLDHVAKARTRYRFHLEEQRKEREAKDAERKQKEAEDNLQELKLKRRQVQEVCDGLARDADRLAEEAEAKSGSKMATLIARSNIMRRGYKEKLAELAMLDKSITAKSAELRN